In Anaerolineales bacterium, a genomic segment contains:
- a CDS encoding YHS domain-containing protein, with amino-acid sequence MEKDPVCGMMVDPKDAAGKSEYQGKTYYFCGLGCKKSFDKEPQKYVSGQADKPKMHAA; translated from the coding sequence ATGGAAAAAGATCCTGTATGTGGCATGATGGTTGACCCCAAGGATGCTGCCGGAAAATCGGAATACCAGGGCAAAACGTACTATTTCTGTGGACTCGGCTGCAAGAAATCCTTCGACAAGGAACCGCAGAAATATGTCTCGGGCCAGGCAGATAAACCCAAAATGCATGCCGCCTGA
- a CDS encoding DNA-binding response regulator has translation MRRDIVMTSTEKNIRLLLADDHAMVRAGIRQFLERGGDIQVIAEADDGEMAKEMIRRDPPDVAVLDIRMPKSSGIDVTRWLRVNFPSVGVLILTAYDDDPYVVAVLQAGANGYVMKTASPDDLVEAVRDVYAGKSVLDPVVTHKLLAHISHPGDAMQFEQLTERELEVLSLVARGYTNKAIGLQLDISDRTVQGHLAHIFNKLQAGSRTEAVMRAVSLGWISQAIGNIIEE, from the coding sequence ATGCGTAGAGATATTGTGATGACATCCACTGAAAAAAACATCCGCCTCCTGCTTGCAGATGACCATGCCATGGTGCGGGCAGGCATCCGCCAGTTCCTTGAGCGCGGAGGTGATATCCAGGTGATTGCTGAAGCAGACGATGGCGAAATGGCGAAAGAGATGATTCGCCGTGATCCACCCGATGTGGCCGTGCTGGATATCCGCATGCCCAAATCCAGCGGTATCGATGTGACCCGCTGGCTGAGGGTCAATTTTCCCAGTGTGGGTGTCCTGATCCTGACTGCCTATGATGATGACCCTTACGTGGTGGCGGTTCTTCAAGCGGGTGCCAATGGATATGTGATGAAGACGGCCTCCCCCGATGATCTCGTTGAAGCGGTGCGGGATGTGTATGCTGGGAAGTCGGTCCTCGACCCCGTGGTTACACACAAGCTCCTGGCGCACATCAGCCACCCTGGTGATGCCATGCAATTTGAGCAGCTCACCGAACGGGAGCTGGAGGTGCTTTCCTTGGTAGCGCGTGGCTATACCAATAAAGCCATTGGATTGCAGCTGGATATCAGCGATCGCACGGTTCAGGGACACCTGGCACATATCTTTAATAAGCTGCAAGCCGGAAGCCGCACCGAAGCCGTGATGCGAGCAGTCTCACTGGGCTGGATATCGCAGGCGATCGGCAATATTATTGAAGAATGA
- a CDS encoding dCMP deaminase: MRPEWDIYFMKIAHVVALRSTCDRAFVGTVMVLEKRILTTGFNGSPAGLPHCDETGHLMVDGHCVRTIHAEANAIIQAALHGVSTKGATCYVTHFPCIQCAKMLINAGVVRIVYDQEYRIDENTLDFLRLANVELVRVNGEEIDDQAP, from the coding sequence ATGCGACCTGAATGGGATATCTACTTTATGAAAATTGCGCATGTGGTGGCCCTGCGCAGTACCTGTGACCGGGCATTCGTCGGCACGGTGATGGTGCTGGAGAAACGCATCCTGACTACTGGCTTTAATGGCAGCCCGGCAGGTTTACCCCACTGCGACGAGACCGGGCACCTGATGGTGGATGGTCACTGTGTACGCACAATTCATGCAGAAGCCAACGCCATCATCCAGGCTGCCCTGCACGGGGTGAGCACCAAGGGTGCCACCTGCTATGTGACCCACTTCCCGTGTATCCAATGCGCAAAAATGCTGATCAATGCTGGTGTCGTCAGGATCGTTTACGACCAGGAATATCGCATCGATGAGAACACGCTGGATTTCTTACGGTTGGCAAATGTAGAGCTGGTACGGGTGAATGGAGAGGAAATAGATGATCAAGCACCTTAA
- a CDS encoding methyltransferase type 11, whose translation MNTTEHYIPAMGVHWLTPLYDPLVRGFMREEVIRNQLILQADILPGMKVLDLGCGTASLTTLIKQSHVMASVYGLDADLQILEIARRKASHAEVDIQLDQGMAYQLPYQTAMFDRVVSSLVFHHLDTHEKQLAMGEVFRVLRPGGKFCLFDIGQPHSLSTRLASQVLRRMERASDNVYGLLPGMMERAGFQNVVEIERFSMFMESISLMQGEKH comes from the coding sequence ATGAACACGACTGAACACTATATCCCTGCCATGGGCGTCCATTGGCTTACTCCTTTATATGATCCCTTGGTCAGAGGGTTCATGCGGGAGGAAGTCATCCGCAACCAGCTCATCCTTCAGGCTGATATCCTGCCAGGAATGAAAGTTCTGGACCTGGGTTGTGGCACTGCCTCCCTGACGACCCTGATCAAGCAAAGTCATGTCATGGCAAGTGTGTACGGATTGGATGCTGACTTGCAGATATTGGAGATCGCCCGTCGAAAAGCGAGCCATGCTGAGGTTGACATCCAGCTGGACCAGGGGATGGCCTATCAGCTGCCTTACCAGACTGCGATGTTTGATCGCGTGGTGAGCAGCCTGGTCTTCCATCACCTGGACACACATGAAAAGCAGCTGGCTATGGGTGAAGTGTTCCGGGTTTTAAGACCGGGTGGTAAATTCTGTTTGTTTGATATCGGCCAACCCCATAGTTTATCTACCCGTTTGGCATCGCAGGTGTTGCGCCGGATGGAGCGCGCTTCTGATAACGTGTACGGCTTATTACCTGGGATGATGGAGCGGGCTGGATTTCAGAACGTGGTTGAGATCGAACGTTTCTCCATGTTCATGGAAAGCATTTCGCTTATGCAGGGAGAAAAGCACTGA
- a CDS encoding cytoplasmic protein — protein sequence MSTYTYTIAPEIFEKYPGYARGVVLAFDVQNGASPQELVQMLRDAEATVRSRISIETVSEYPRFKAWREAYKSFGAKPSEFRPSVEAMARRALRGDQLPSINALVDIGNIISLQHLVPVGGHSMDDLAADISLRLATGNENFVPFGSTEVEHPSAGEVIFAEGNTVLTRRWTWRQANHTLTLPETRSIEINIDRLPPVEMEEVHAIASQLMGLVEEFCGGKLRYEILDENHSQMKLEL from the coding sequence ATGTCTACTTATACATACACGATTGCCCCGGAGATATTTGAGAAATATCCGGGGTATGCCCGGGGAGTTGTCCTGGCATTCGATGTGCAAAATGGGGCCTCACCGCAAGAACTGGTCCAAATGCTGCGGGATGCAGAAGCTACGGTGAGATCGAGAATCTCGATCGAGACTGTCTCGGAGTACCCACGCTTCAAAGCCTGGCGGGAGGCTTACAAGTCATTTGGCGCCAAGCCGAGTGAATTCCGTCCATCTGTGGAAGCCATGGCGCGGCGGGCCTTGCGAGGCGACCAGCTACCCAGTATCAACGCCCTGGTCGATATCGGCAACATTATCTCACTCCAGCACCTGGTTCCGGTCGGTGGGCACTCCATGGACGACCTGGCTGCGGATATCAGCCTACGCCTGGCCACTGGAAATGAGAATTTCGTGCCCTTCGGGTCAACCGAAGTAGAGCACCCATCTGCTGGTGAAGTCATTTTTGCTGAAGGGAACACCGTGCTCACCCGTCGCTGGACCTGGCGGCAAGCTAATCACACCCTCACCCTACCGGAGACGCGCAGCATTGAAATTAACATCGACCGCCTGCCTCCGGTGGAGATGGAGGAGGTGCATGCCATTGCCAGCCAGTTGATGGGATTGGTGGAGGAATTCTGCGGGGGAAAGCTACGTTACGAGATACTGGACGAAAATCACAGCCAGATGAAACTGGAATTATAA
- a CDS encoding ABC transporter ATP-binding protein, translated as MAGYGMSTKLSGTLEEVKAKVVEALKTQGFGVLTEIDVQKTMQVKLGVEFKPYLILGACNPRFAYRALTADESIGLLLPCNVILRQDADGVAVAIQDPEVMFSVVDEDMKQSMAGFPQEVKQSLQSVLSALR; from the coding sequence ATGGCTGGTTACGGGATGAGCACGAAATTGAGTGGCACATTGGAAGAAGTAAAGGCTAAGGTGGTAGAAGCTCTCAAAACGCAGGGCTTCGGGGTATTGACGGAGATCGATGTGCAGAAGACGATGCAAGTTAAGTTGGGTGTGGAGTTTAAGCCCTATCTGATCCTCGGGGCTTGCAACCCACGCTTCGCTTACCGGGCACTGACCGCCGATGAATCAATCGGCTTATTGCTGCCCTGCAATGTGATCCTACGGCAGGATGCCGATGGGGTTGCTGTAGCAATCCAGGATCCGGAGGTAATGTTCAGCGTGGTGGATGAGGACATGAAACAATCCATGGCAGGTTTTCCCCAGGAAGTGAAGCAAAGCCTGCAATCGGTTTTAAGTGCATTGAGGTGA